A stretch of Microbulbifer bruguierae DNA encodes these proteins:
- the murC gene encoding UDP-N-acetylmuramate--L-alanine ligase has translation MDAIEAQYQVPAMRRIRRIHFIGIGGAGMSGIAEVLQNQGYEVSGSDLRESKVTERLKSLGITVQIGHTAENIRDVDVVVNSSAIYGDNPELVAARENRIPVVRRAEMLGELMRYRYGIAVAGTHGKTTTTSLIASIFAADGKDPTFVIGGLVNSAGANAALGESRYLIAEADESDASFLHLQPMVTVVTNIDADHMETYGGDFEKVKQIFIDFIHNLPFYGLAVVCGDDANVQSVIPKLARPVTTYGFDEESDFRISDVRQEPLRSFFNVHRPDGSVIDVCVNVPGIHNVLNATAAIAVATEEGVSDAAIREGLKGFQGVGRRFQIYGEFPISEGASEEKVMLVDDYGHHPREVAATIKTVRDGWPERRLVMVYQPHRYTRTRDLFEDFVQVLSQVDKLVLLDVYSAGEAVIPGADGRTLARSIRNRGQIDPVFLEKVDQVPPILGDLLEPGDIVLTQGAGNVGGLAQLLSESWQGNKPPLNE, from the coding sequence ATGGATGCTATCGAAGCGCAATACCAGGTGCCTGCCATGCGCCGCATCCGCCGTATTCACTTTATCGGTATCGGCGGTGCCGGCATGAGTGGTATCGCTGAAGTACTGCAGAATCAGGGGTACGAAGTATCCGGTTCGGACCTGAGGGAAAGTAAGGTCACCGAGCGCCTGAAGAGCCTGGGTATCACTGTGCAGATTGGTCACACCGCGGAAAATATTCGCGATGTAGACGTGGTTGTAAACTCGTCGGCGATATACGGGGATAATCCGGAGCTGGTAGCGGCCCGTGAAAACCGTATACCTGTGGTACGCCGTGCGGAAATGCTGGGTGAGCTGATGCGCTACCGATACGGCATTGCCGTAGCGGGCACCCACGGCAAGACGACCACCACCAGCCTGATCGCATCTATTTTTGCCGCGGACGGCAAGGACCCGACCTTTGTGATCGGCGGTCTGGTCAACAGCGCCGGCGCCAATGCTGCGCTGGGAGAGAGCCGTTACCTGATTGCTGAGGCAGACGAAAGTGATGCATCTTTCCTGCACCTGCAGCCAATGGTTACCGTGGTGACGAATATCGATGCCGACCATATGGAAACCTACGGCGGTGATTTCGAGAAGGTCAAACAGATCTTTATCGACTTTATACACAACCTGCCGTTCTATGGTCTGGCGGTGGTGTGTGGCGACGATGCCAATGTACAGTCCGTCATTCCGAAGTTGGCTCGGCCGGTAACCACCTACGGTTTCGACGAGGAAAGCGATTTCCGTATCAGTGACGTGCGCCAGGAACCGCTGCGCAGCTTTTTCAATGTACATCGCCCCGATGGCAGCGTGATCGATGTGTGTGTCAATGTGCCGGGCATTCACAATGTGTTGAACGCGACTGCGGCGATTGCGGTAGCGACCGAAGAGGGTGTCAGCGACGCAGCAATTCGCGAGGGACTGAAAGGTTTTCAGGGGGTTGGTCGGCGCTTCCAGATCTATGGCGAATTCCCTATAAGCGAGGGCGCGAGCGAAGAGAAGGTCATGCTGGTGGATGACTATGGCCACCACCCGCGGGAGGTGGCGGCGACCATCAAGACCGTGCGCGACGGCTGGCCAGAGCGCCGCCTGGTGATGGTGTATCAGCCACACCGTTATACCCGCACCCGAGATCTGTTTGAAGATTTTGTGCAGGTGCTTTCGCAGGTCGACAAACTGGTTCTTCTGGATGTATATAGCGCGGGCGAAGCGGTAATTCCCGGTGCCGATGGGCGTACCCTGGCGCGGAGTATTCGCAATCGCGGGCAGATCGATCCGGTTTTTTTGGAAAAGGTCGATCAGGTTCCACCGATACTCGGCGACCTGCTTGAGCCTGGCGATATTGTCCTCACCCAGGGGGCTGGTAATGTTGGTGGGCTTGCGCAGCTATTGTCCGAGTCCTGGCAGGGGAATAAACCCCCGTTAAATGAATAA
- the murG gene encoding undecaprenyldiphospho-muramoylpentapeptide beta-N-acetylglucosaminyltransferase, translating into MTQSSDAASTFAGKKFLVMAGGTGGHVFPALAVAKALQAQGAEVEWLGTMRGIESQLIPAADIPLHFISVEGVRGKGAAALLKAPVQISKAILQARAVVKNVKPDAVLGFGGFATGPGGVAARMSGIPLIIHEQNAVAGTTNRLLAKIASRVLEAFPSGLPSAVQVGNPVRSEISELPEPAARVGKQQPPRLLVLGGSLGAVAINELVPQALAKMDPARRPQVVHQAGQRHLDVAREAYERAGVEANVVPFIADMAAAYGQADLVICRSGALTVSEIAAAGVGAIMVPFPFAIDDHQTKNGEWLQQAGAAQVIQQDELDADKLATLLEALFSDPEKLLAMALAARRVARPDATDSVLAVCREAMGC; encoded by the coding sequence ATGACTCAATCCAGTGATGCCGCATCAACCTTTGCCGGGAAAAAGTTTCTGGTTATGGCGGGTGGCACCGGCGGGCATGTTTTTCCTGCGTTGGCTGTAGCAAAGGCCCTGCAGGCACAGGGCGCTGAAGTGGAATGGCTGGGTACCATGCGCGGTATCGAATCCCAGCTGATACCGGCGGCGGACATCCCGTTGCACTTTATTTCCGTTGAAGGCGTTCGTGGCAAAGGCGCCGCCGCTCTGCTGAAGGCGCCTGTGCAGATTAGTAAGGCAATTCTGCAGGCGCGAGCCGTTGTTAAAAATGTAAAGCCAGACGCGGTGCTGGGCTTTGGTGGCTTTGCCACCGGTCCCGGTGGCGTGGCTGCGCGTATGAGCGGCATACCGCTGATCATCCACGAGCAGAATGCGGTAGCGGGCACCACCAATCGGCTATTGGCGAAAATTGCCAGTCGTGTACTTGAGGCATTCCCCAGTGGCTTGCCATCCGCTGTACAGGTGGGGAACCCGGTGCGTTCGGAAATTTCCGAATTGCCCGAGCCCGCGGCGCGGGTCGGCAAGCAGCAACCTCCGCGCCTGTTGGTGCTGGGAGGGAGTCTCGGCGCTGTAGCGATCAATGAGCTGGTACCGCAGGCGCTGGCAAAAATGGACCCGGCAAGGCGTCCACAGGTCGTGCATCAGGCGGGGCAGCGTCACCTGGACGTTGCTAGAGAGGCCTACGAGCGCGCCGGTGTCGAAGCCAATGTTGTGCCGTTTATTGCAGATATGGCAGCAGCTTACGGACAGGCGGATTTGGTGATTTGTCGCTCTGGCGCGCTGACGGTTTCCGAAATTGCCGCGGCGGGTGTCGGTGCCATTATGGTGCCTTTCCCGTTTGCGATTGACGACCACCAAACCAAGAACGGTGAGTGGTTGCAACAGGCTGGAGCTGCGCAGGTCATCCAGCAGGACGAGCTGGATGCGGACAAGTTGGCCACATTGCTGGAAGCGTTGTTCTCGGATCCAGAAAAATTACTGGCTATGGCTCTGGCGGCACGCCGGGTAGCCAGGCCTGATGCGACCGACAGTGTGTTGGCCGTATGTCGCGAAGCGATGGGGTGTTGA
- the ftsW gene encoding putative lipid II flippase FtsW yields the protein MSKSDAKKTGSNSAELHSVDNGERNELAWVLPFCVLALASIGVVMVASASIAFAADVYSDPWYFLKRHLVFLAVGALGALLVSRISLETWSNLSWTLLIFALGMLLAVLIPGVGRAVNGSMRWIALGPITVQPAEIAKFCCLVFFASFLTRRHEKLRHWSSFMVPICVLGFVALLLLLEPDFGSVVVISGTALAMVFLAGARLPHTFLLVGVAACGLALMALISPYRLQRLTTFLDPWGEQFAGGYQLTQSLIAFGRGEWFGVGLGNSVQKLFYLPEAHTDFVFAILAEEWGMFGGLVVIALYGVLTWSLLRTVRRALAKQAFFAALLTFGIAVLFAGQAFVNMGVASGLLPTKGLTLPFVSSGGSSLVVCFALFALAWRAQNELATEGANTGGVADIRQLPIFNPLQLGDRKTGEAA from the coding sequence GTGAGTAAGTCGGACGCGAAGAAAACCGGTTCGAACAGCGCAGAATTGCACAGCGTGGACAACGGTGAACGGAACGAATTGGCCTGGGTACTGCCCTTTTGCGTGCTGGCTCTGGCCAGTATTGGCGTGGTGATGGTGGCTTCAGCCTCGATCGCGTTTGCGGCCGATGTGTACAGCGACCCCTGGTACTTCCTCAAGCGGCATCTGGTATTTCTCGCCGTCGGGGCCCTGGGCGCACTGTTGGTGAGCCGGATTTCTCTTGAAACCTGGTCAAATCTTTCCTGGACCCTGCTGATATTTGCCCTCGGGATGTTGTTGGCGGTGCTGATTCCAGGCGTGGGACGTGCGGTTAACGGCAGTATGCGTTGGATCGCGCTGGGGCCGATTACCGTACAGCCGGCAGAAATTGCCAAATTCTGTTGTCTGGTGTTCTTCGCCAGTTTTCTGACTCGGCGCCACGAAAAATTGCGGCACTGGAGCAGTTTTATGGTGCCTATCTGCGTGCTTGGTTTTGTCGCCCTGTTGCTGCTGTTGGAGCCCGACTTCGGTTCGGTGGTGGTGATTTCCGGTACCGCTCTGGCGATGGTGTTCCTGGCCGGCGCACGACTTCCCCACACCTTTTTACTGGTGGGCGTCGCTGCTTGTGGCCTGGCACTGATGGCGCTGATCAGTCCATATCGTCTGCAGCGTCTGACCACTTTTCTGGATCCGTGGGGCGAGCAGTTTGCCGGTGGCTATCAGCTAACCCAGTCGCTGATCGCCTTTGGACGCGGTGAATGGTTTGGTGTGGGTCTGGGTAACAGCGTGCAGAAACTGTTTTACCTACCGGAGGCTCACACCGACTTTGTTTTTGCGATTCTCGCTGAAGAGTGGGGCATGTTTGGCGGGCTGGTGGTGATTGCCCTGTACGGGGTGCTGACCTGGTCACTGCTGCGTACGGTGCGCCGGGCGTTGGCGAAACAGGCTTTTTTTGCCGCCCTTTTGACCTTTGGTATCGCCGTGCTGTTTGCCGGGCAGGCGTTTGTGAACATGGGTGTAGCGTCCGGCCTGCTGCCGACCAAAGGATTGACGCTGCCGTTTGTGAGTTCCGGTGGCTCGAGCCTGGTCGTGTGTTTCGCGCTGTTTGCACTGGCCTGGCGCGCTCAGAACGAATTGGCCACTGAAGGCGCAAACACTGGTGGCGTTGCCGATATCCGACAGCTGCCGATCTTCAATCCGTTGCAACTGGGCGACAGAAAAACCGGGGAGGCTGCGTAA
- the murD gene encoding UDP-N-acetylmuramoyl-L-alanine--D-glutamate ligase — MSLIATSEKKVVIGLGATGQSVVRFLLRQGFSPLVVDSREAPPAREAFRAEFPEVPVECGPLRHETLLAASEIIVSPGVALAEPAIAAAIAAGIPVVGDIELFARELAKVEPAPKVIAITGSNGKSTVTTLLGLMVARAGIAGEVGGNIGVPVLDLLTSPMPEMFVLELSSFQLETTWSLAPEVATILNISADHMDRYPTLADYHQAKQRVYRHARQMVVNRADSLTRGPLARDSREWSFGLDRPDLKQFGVITENGCQWLAKGAEKLMPADEMAMVGSHNVANALAALALGSAAGLPMAPMLEVLRDFSGLAHRCERVADIAGVIFVNDSKGTNVGATRAALDGLAQGERKIVLIAGGDGKGADFAPLAEAAGALRGLVTIGVDGPRIAKVLSGEVPHGVALDMHDAVAQAQALASEGDYVLLSPACASFDMYRNFEARGEAFRSAVNALKATAGQEADSE, encoded by the coding sequence ATGAGCCTTATCGCAACTTCTGAGAAAAAAGTGGTGATCGGACTGGGCGCTACCGGGCAATCGGTGGTGCGCTTTCTGTTGCGCCAGGGATTTTCTCCGCTGGTTGTGGATAGCCGCGAAGCGCCGCCGGCGCGAGAGGCTTTCCGGGCAGAATTCCCCGAGGTACCTGTAGAGTGTGGCCCGCTGCGTCACGAGACCTTGCTGGCAGCCAGTGAAATCATTGTTAGCCCGGGTGTTGCCCTGGCAGAACCGGCGATTGCCGCGGCGATTGCCGCAGGCATTCCGGTGGTGGGAGATATTGAGCTGTTTGCCCGTGAGCTGGCGAAAGTCGAGCCCGCGCCAAAGGTGATTGCAATCACCGGTTCCAATGGCAAAAGTACCGTGACCACATTGTTGGGGCTGATGGTTGCGCGGGCCGGAATCGCTGGGGAAGTAGGTGGCAATATCGGCGTGCCGGTACTCGACTTGCTCACTTCGCCGATGCCGGAAATGTTTGTGCTGGAACTCTCAAGTTTTCAGCTGGAAACCACCTGGTCCCTGGCACCGGAGGTGGCGACGATTCTGAATATCAGCGCCGACCATATGGATCGTTACCCGACCCTGGCGGATTATCACCAGGCCAAGCAGCGAGTTTATCGCCACGCGCGCCAGATGGTGGTCAATCGCGCAGACTCATTGACCCGGGGACCGCTGGCGCGGGACAGCCGCGAGTGGAGTTTTGGCCTGGACCGCCCGGACCTGAAGCAGTTTGGCGTAATCACTGAAAATGGATGCCAGTGGCTGGCCAAAGGCGCAGAAAAACTGATGCCGGCCGATGAGATGGCTATGGTCGGCAGCCATAACGTGGCCAATGCGCTGGCGGCGCTCGCATTGGGCAGCGCCGCGGGATTACCGATGGCACCGATGCTGGAAGTACTGCGGGATTTTTCCGGTCTCGCACATCGCTGTGAACGGGTGGCAGATATAGCTGGCGTCATTTTTGTGAATGACTCCAAAGGTACCAATGTCGGCGCTACCCGCGCGGCACTGGATGGACTTGCGCAGGGAGAACGCAAAATCGTTCTGATCGCCGGTGGCGATGGCAAGGGTGCAGATTTCGCGCCGCTGGCGGAAGCCGCGGGCGCCTTGCGCGGGCTTGTCACTATCGGCGTCGATGGCCCGCGTATCGCTAAGGTTCTTTCAGGCGAAGTTCCCCATGGCGTCGCGCTGGATATGCATGATGCGGTAGCGCAGGCGCAGGCACTGGCTAGTGAGGGTGACTATGTACTGCTGTCACCGGCCTGTGCCAGTTTTGATATGTACCGTAATTTTGAAGCGCGCGGTGAGGCATTCCGCAGCGCAGTGAACGCACTGAAGGCAACTGCAGGGCAGGAGGCGGACAGTGAGTAA
- the mraY gene encoding phospho-N-acetylmuramoyl-pentapeptide-transferase, whose protein sequence is MLLWLAEFLQQYVKSFSVFDYLTVRAILGALTALGISLVVGPRMITWLNRLQVGQAVRDDGPQSHLSKSGTPTMGGTLILSAIFSASLLWSDLSNRLVWVTLLVTFVFGAVGFVDDYKKVVEKNSRGLIARWKYFWQSVAGLGAAIYLYMSATSPAETQLFVPFFKDVAINLGPVAFILLTYFVVVGSSNAVNLTDGLDGLAIMPSVMVGGALGVIAYLVGHVEFANYLHIPSISGAGELAVFCAALGGAGLGFLWFNTYPAQVFMGDVGALALGAALGIIAVITRHEIVLFIMGGVFVMETVSVILQVASFKLTGKRIFRMAPLHHHFELKGWPEPRVIVRFWIITVVLVLAGLATLKLR, encoded by the coding sequence ATGCTGTTATGGCTGGCTGAATTTTTACAACAGTATGTGAAGAGTTTTTCGGTCTTTGACTACCTCACTGTGCGCGCTATTTTGGGTGCGTTGACCGCATTGGGAATTTCCCTGGTGGTTGGGCCGCGCATGATTACCTGGCTGAATCGTCTGCAGGTGGGGCAGGCGGTGCGCGACGACGGTCCGCAGTCTCACCTCAGTAAGTCGGGTACACCCACTATGGGAGGGACCCTGATTCTCTCGGCGATTTTTTCTGCATCGCTGTTGTGGTCCGATCTCAGTAATCGTCTGGTGTGGGTCACCCTGCTGGTCACTTTTGTATTCGGCGCAGTAGGTTTTGTGGACGACTACAAAAAAGTCGTGGAGAAAAATTCCCGTGGCCTGATTGCACGCTGGAAATATTTCTGGCAATCGGTCGCGGGATTGGGGGCCGCCATTTACCTCTACATGAGCGCAACCTCACCGGCGGAAACTCAGTTGTTTGTTCCGTTCTTCAAAGATGTGGCGATTAACCTCGGCCCGGTTGCATTCATACTGCTGACTTATTTTGTGGTGGTTGGCTCCAGTAATGCGGTAAACCTGACCGACGGTCTCGACGGCCTTGCCATCATGCCGTCAGTGATGGTGGGCGGAGCGCTGGGTGTGATTGCATATTTGGTGGGCCATGTGGAATTTGCCAATTACTTGCATATTCCTTCGATTTCAGGGGCCGGCGAACTCGCTGTTTTCTGCGCGGCACTCGGTGGCGCGGGGCTCGGTTTTCTGTGGTTCAACACATACCCGGCCCAGGTATTTATGGGGGATGTAGGTGCGCTGGCCCTGGGGGCCGCGCTGGGCATTATCGCAGTGATTACCCGTCACGAAATTGTGCTGTTCATCATGGGCGGCGTGTTCGTGATGGAAACTGTCTCGGTGATCTTACAGGTGGCCTCGTTCAAGCTGACCGGCAAGCGGATTTTCCGCATGGCGCCACTGCATCACCATTTTGAATTGAAGGGTTGGCCAGAACCGCGGGTGATCGTGCGCTTCTGGATTATCACCGTGGTACTTGTGCTCGCAGGGTTGGCGACCCTGAAGCTTCGCTAA